Below is a genomic region from Hyphomicrobium nitrativorans NL23.
GCTCGCGATGGCAGGGCGCATGGGCACAACAGACGCGAAATCCGTCGGCGGCGCGCTTCGCGACACGCCTATCGAGACGCGCACGCTGGGCGTTCTCCGCTTCGACAAAAATGGGGATCTGGTGGGGGACGCGTTCGTACCGGCGTCGGCAGCAGCCGTCGGTTGGGTGCGGGAACGGTAGCGGCTTGCGTGGAACCGAACGCCGAGGGCCATCGTTCACGCCACGGCCGGGGAATAAACCCGCCGGCCCATTCGTTTTCAAAGCATGGCCAGCGCAGTGGCCAACCAACAATGGCCAGAGCCGCCGGCAAGCAAAAGGTTTGGCGGCCGGCGAAGCATTCGAGAGCGGGCTCCCTATCGAGCCCGGACCCCGACATGCGCAACGCGCTGCTCAATCGGCGTCGCGACGTTCAAAATGGATTGAGGATCAGCGTCCCTGGGATTCGATCAGGCATTCGCGGGCCAAACGACGCTCCATGAGCGTGAGCGGCTCGGGCACCTGTTGACCGCGGCTGCGATAGGAGCGGATGCGCTCCAGCACCAAGGCGTAAGACCGGCGGGGGTCGTCGAGTTCCTCAAGACGATGATTGAGCTCAGCAATCTCCGCCTGCATTTGTTCCGTCATATCTCCTTACCTCTGGTTTCGCCGCGTATTTTGTCCGGCATTCGCGTCAGATCCCGGCGCAAAGACAATCCATACTTGGTTACTAAACTTTCAAACCCCGGTATGGGATCGGCATTACGTGTTCAGATTACCTGGATCGGGGCGAGTTTGTGATGACAAATTCGCAACAGTTGTGTTTCCAGCTCGTGTCTTCCCTTGGCGTGAGGCTTGATCAAACACCGGAATATGGCCCGATAGCGGCGCTTCCTGCTCACGTATTGTTGCGCAATATTGCATCACGCGACTGTGGCGAATGCGCCGCAGCAATTTCTACCAACCTGACTCACAGTCCTTTTTCAAAGTTTACGTCCTGGAAATGCGGAAAGAATTTTGCGGTGCACTCTAAAACCTGCAGAATGCTGAATAGCCTGGAATTCCGGCCGTGAAAGCCCTCTCCGCGCCGTCACATGACAGCGACACGACATAATGTCGCAACCGGCGTCCTGGACCGCGGCACCTCCGGACACGCGGCCTTGCCCCGCAATTGAAGCGGCGCGCCCCCTCTGCTAGGCCCTTCCCACGCTTCGAGCCCAAAGAGATCAAAATGATTCCCCGTTATACGCGCCCTGAAATGGCATCCATCTGGACGCCCGAGACACGCTTCCGCATCTGGTTCGAGATCGAGGCCCACGCGGCCACCGCCATGGCCGAGATCGGCATCGTGCCGAAGGATGCGGCACGCGTGATCTGGGAGAAGGGCTCCGAGGCCGTCTTCGACACTCAGCGCATCGACGAAATCGAGGCTGTCACGAAGCACGACGTCATCGCATTCCTCACCCACCTGGCCGAACTCGTGGGACCGGAAGCGCGCTTCGTGCACCAGGGCATGACCTCGTCGGACGTGCTCGACACCTGCCTCAACGTGCAGCTCGTCCGTGCCGCCGACCTGCTGATCGCCGACGTCGACCGCCTGCTCGCCGCGCTGAAGGCGCGCGCGCTTGAGCATAAGAACACCGTCACCATCGGCCGAAGCCACGGCATCCATGCCGAGCCGACGACATTCGGCGTCAAGCTCGCCTTCGCGTACGCGGAATTCGCCCGCAACCGCGAACGCCTCGTCGCCGCCCGCCGCGAGGTCGCCACCTGCGCTATTTCGGGCGCCGTTGGAACCTTCGCCAACATCGATCCCTCGGTGGAAGTCTATGTCGCGGAGAAACTCGGCCTCGAACCGGAGCCGGTCTCGACGCAGGTCATCCCGCGCGACCGTCACGCCATGTTTTTCGCGACGCTCGCGGTCGTCGCCTCGTCGATGGAGCGGCTTGCGACCGAGATCCGCCATCTTCAGCGCACCGAGGTGCTCGAAGCCGAAGAGTTCTTCTCGGCCGGTCAAAAGGGCTCGTCGGCCATGCCGCACAAGAGAAATCCGGTACTGACGGAAAATATCACCGGCCTCGCCCGTATGGTGCGCGCTTACGCGCTGCCCGCGATGGAGAACGTGGCGCTCTGGCACGAGCGCGACATCTCGCACTCCTCCGCCGAGCGCATGATCGGCCCCGATGCGACCGTGACGCTCGATTTTGCACTGAACCGCCTCGCGGGCGTCATCGAGAAGCTCGTCGTGTACCCCGAGAACATGCAAAAGAACCTCGACAAGCTCGGGGGCCTGCACAATTCCCAGCGCGTGCTGCTCGCACTCACGCAGGCCGGCGCCTCGCGGGAGGAGTCGTACGCCCTTGTCCAGCGCAACGCGATGAAGACATGGGAGCACGGCGCCGATTTCCTGGCCGAGCTCAAGGCGGACGCGGACGTGACGGCGAAAGTGCCCGCAGCCGAACTCGAAGCCCTCTTCGACCTCGGCTATCACCTCAAGCACGTCGACACCATTTTCGCGCGGGTCTTCGGCGAAGCATAACGAGCTTCGCCCGCGCGGGCTCGGCCCTACCGGCGCACTCATGGGGTCGCCCAAGCATGAACCGCCCGCTGACCACCCTTGTCGGATATGGCTGTGCCGCCCTCGGCGCAGCCTTTTTCTCGACCAAGGCGATCTTCATCAAGCTCGCCTATCAGGATCAGCTCGACGCCTCGCTGTTCCTTGCTTACCGCATGATCTTCGCGACCCCGGTGTTCGTCGCCATCGGTCTCTGGGCCTTGGCGAAGCGCCTGGCGAAAGGCGAACCCGCACCCGATGGGACCAGCGTCGCCTGGGCCTGCTTCGTGGGTTTCGTCGGCTATTACATGGCGTCCGCCTTCGACTTTGCGGGGCTTCAATACATCTCCGCCAGCCTCGAACGCCTCGTGCTGTTCACCTACCCGATCTTCGTGATGATCATCGGCGCACTGTTCTATGCCGAAGCCATCACGGCGTTCGGCGTCGCAGCCGCCGTCGTGACCTACGCCGGCCTCGGCGTCGTGTTCGCCGTCGATTTCCCGGTGGGCGGACGCGACACGGCCCTCGGCACGGCCCTCGTTCTCGGTGCCGCGATTTCGTTCGCGTGGCACCAGATCCTCGCCAAGCGCGTGATCTTGCGCCTGGGGCCGGCGCTCTTCACGAGCATTGCGCTGACATCCGCCGGCGTCTTCTGCGTACTCCATCATGTCGTCTTCGGAAGCGGCGATTTCACCGCCACGCCGCGCTTCCTTTGGCTTGCCTTCGGCTGCGCCATCGTCGCGACCGTCCTGCCGACGTTTCTGATCAGCGCGGGCCTCGCGCGCGTCTCGTCTCAGGCCGTCTCCATGATCGCGACGGTCTCGCCGCTCGTCACCATCGGGCTCGCCATCGCGATCCTGCACGAACCGTTCACGGCCCCAGACGCGTTCGGTGCTGCGCTCGTGCTGCTCGGCGTCGGCCTCTTCACGTGGGGCGACAGCCAGCGCAAGCAGCCGCCAACCTCGTCCGCGGAATAGGCAACCGAGCCTGCGAGCGCGCCGCCGCACCGCCGCCCTGGCGAAGGCCATGATCGTCCGAACATGTGTCGGCGCCACGCGGAACTTCGCTCTGGCGTCGCGGCAAGGTTTCGATCCATTCTCAATGCCGCTCAAAACGGACAGCACAGACTGAAAAGCCGAATGACCAGAGCCCCCTCCCTCGCGCCCGCCGACAGAAGCACGCTTCTCCGCCGCATCGCCGTCACGCTCCTGGCTCTCGCCGTGTTTCGCATCGGCCAATGGATTCCCCTGCCGGGTCTCGATCTCGCCGCACTCGGCGGCTCTCGGATGACATCCATTATGGCGCTCGGGATCACACCCCTGCTGACGGCGCTTATTTTGGCGGAAAGCGCGATGTGCGCCTCTCCGCGTCTTCGCCGATGGGCGGCGACGCCTGCCGGAAATGCAAGGCTATGGCGTGCCGCTATCGTCGTTGCGCTCGTGCTCGCCAGCCTGCAATCCTACGGCGTCGCGTCATCGCTCGGCGCGATACCGGGATTGATCGTCTCGCCGGGATGGCAATTCCATGCAGGCGCGATCACCTCGTTCCTGGGCGCCACCCTGATCGTCGTCTTGCTCGCGTCATGGATCACGGCGCGCGGGATCGGTTACGGGCTCTGGGTCCTCTTTGGCGCAATCCAGGCCGAAGCATTCCTGCAGCCCCTTTTGGCCCAGCTCCCGCTGCTCGCGACGGGAGCGCTCAGCCCTGAGAATTACCTTGGAAACGTCGCCTTACGGTTCGGTGTCCTAGCGGCCGCAATAGCCGCGCTCGCCACCCTCGTCAACGCCAGGCCTCCTCTCTCGAATGCGCCAGAATTGATCTGGTCGCCCCTCGTCGCCGGAGCCATCGTGAGCCTTCTTCTCACGGCATTCCTGCTTCCTATTGTGCTGTCAGCCCCTGATAGGGCGGACTTCGTATCGACCGCCGCTTTCAACTTGAACCTCCCGCTAACGGCTCTCGCCACCGCCGCTATTGTGCTTGCCCGCAGGAGGAGCTTTCAGCCGCCGGGAGAGCGCGTCAACGTCGCCGCCGCTGCACCCGCGATCCTGCTGCTCGTGCTGTTTACCTCAGCCGCAACTCTCTTCCCTTACGCACAGACTGCGGTCCTGCTCGCGGCGGTCGGCCTCATGATCCTCGATAACCTCCGCGCCGCACCGCGCGACACGGAAGCCGCGCCCCTTGCGCGCCGGCGTTTCGCTGCTACATGAGGCCCCATGCGCACATCTGACGTCGACATCCTCATCGTTCCCGGCTGGTCGAGCTCGGGTCCCGACCATTGGCAGTCCCGCTGGGAGCGCACGCTCAAGACCGCGCGCCGCGTCGAGCAGGACGATTGGTTTGCGCCCGAGCGAGAGGCGTGGGTCGGCCGCATCATCGATGCGACGGTCGCGAGCAACCGCCCCGTCGTGCTCGTCGCCCACAGCCTGGGCGTGGCGGCCGTCGCTCATGTGGCCGAACGCATCCCCAAGGGCTTTCTCTCGGGCGCATTCCTCGTCGCCCCTGCCGACGTGGAAAACGCGAGCGCCTGGCCCGACACGGAGGGTCTCTCCCTCGACGGCACGGCGAGCGGGTTCGCGCCGTTGCCGAAGAAGGCTTTTCCGTTCCCTTCGGTCATGATCGCCTCCTCGAACGACGCTTATTGCTCGCTCGACCGCGCCAACGCGCTTGCCGAGGCTTGGGGATCCACGCTGGTGGAAGCCGGAGACGTCGGCCACGTCAACAGCGCGTCTGGACATGGGCCCTGGCCGGACGGCGTGTTGAGGTTCGGGGCGTTCCTGAGAACGCTGGAGGCGTGATCGCGCGCAGCGTCCGCACGCGTAACGCACGCTATCGAACAAAACGGCGGGCTTCGCATGTGCGAAACCCGCCGTAGCTGTTCATGCGGCCGTGCTGGCGAAACTACGACTTGCTGGCCTCGATCTCGGTCACCGCCTGCGCGAGGAATTCGGAGAGCTTCGCGCGGATGTCGTCTTCGCTGATCGCGATGCCCTTCTGATCGAAGTCCGCCTTCACCTTGCGCACCACGTCATCGTCACCTGCCTCGGCGAGGTCCGCCTTGCGTACGGCCTTCACATACTCTTCGACTTCCGTGATGCCGAGCTGTGCTGCCGCCCACTCGGCAAGCGCCTTGTTGCGCCGGCTTTCGGCGCGAAACTTCAGGTCCTGGTCGTGGGCAAATTTCTTCTCAAACCCTTTTTCGCGATCTTGGAACGTCGTCATGACCCTCTCCGCAAGGCTGTGGCAAAGACGCATGTTCCGCCTTTGTTCCACGTGAAACATGTGTTGTATGGGTCCAGCGCAGACCCTTAACCCGCGAGCCCTAACCCGACGTGGCAGACAAATCAACGGCTTGCCTGACCCGTAACCTTGAGGGGGCTCTGACCCCTCGTTTAGATTGTTTCTCAACCCTCGTTCGGCTAGTGTCCGGACATGTTTTTTATGCGTCCGGCCGACCCCCGCCAAGACGAGATTCCAAAAAAACTCGCTGCAAGATAAAGGGGTTGGCTCAACGGGGCGGAACGTCCCTTCTCCTAGAGATAAGTCTGAGCATGAGCGTGATCGTCAAAGGACCAGGATCGATGAACAAGCGGCGTCGGATCTACGAGGGAAAGGCAAAGGTGCTCTATGAAGGCCCCGAGCCCGGCACCCTCATTGCGCACTTCAAAGACGACGCCACAGCGTTCAACGCAAAGAAGCACGCGCTGATCGAAGGCAAGGGCGTGCTCAACAATCGCATCTCCGAGTACATCTTCCAACGTCTCGGTGAGATCGGCGTGCCGACGCACTTCCTGAAGCGTCTCAACATGCGCGAGCAGTTGATCCGCGAAGTGGAAATCATTCCGCTTGAGGTCGTCGTGCGCAACGTGGCCGCCGGCTCGCTCTCCGCGCGTCTCGGCCTCGAAGAGGGCATGCAGCTGCCGCGGTCCATCATCGAATTCTACTACAAGGCCGACAACCTGAACGACCCGATGGTCTCGGAAGAGCACATCACGGCGTTCGGCTGGGCCACCCCGCAGGAGATCGACGAGATCATGCAGCTCGCGCTGCGCGTGAACGACTTCCTCGTCGGCCTCTTCCTCGGCATCGGCATCCGCCTCGTCGACTTCAAGGTGGAGTTCGGCCGCCTGTGGGACAACGAGCAGATGCGCATCGTGCTGGCCGACGAGATCAGCCCCGACTGCTGCCGCCTGTGGGACATCTCCTCGGGCGACAAGCTCGACAAGGATCGCTTCCGGCGTGACCTGGGTGGCGTGCTCGAAGCCTACCAGGAAGTCGCGCGCCGCCTCGGGGTGCTGACCGAGAACCGCCCGCCGAAGGGCATCGGCCCGGTGCTGGTGGCGTCCAACCCCACCGGCAAGCCGAACTAGTGCCCTTGTCATCCCGGAAAGGCTGAGGCGTAAAAGCCGAAGCCTTATCCGGGACCCATCGCCAGGATCCAGCGCAAGACTCGTCGAAGACGCGATATTTTGCGATAGAAGCTGTTCCTGGGTTCGGCGCGGTGCTCCGGCTTTCGCCGCCGGTCCATGCAAAGCATGGCTCCAGCATGAGGCCGTGATGACAACTTGAGGAATATCCGATGAAGGCCCGTATCAAGGTGACGCTGAAGCCTGGCGTCCTCGACCCGCAGGGCAAGGCCATCCAGAACGCGCTTGGCGCGCTCGGCTTCGACGGCGTCAACGACGTCCGCCAGGGCAAGTACATCGAGGTCGATGTCGCC
It encodes:
- the purB gene encoding adenylosuccinate lyase, producing MIPRYTRPEMASIWTPETRFRIWFEIEAHAATAMAEIGIVPKDAARVIWEKGSEAVFDTQRIDEIEAVTKHDVIAFLTHLAELVGPEARFVHQGMTSSDVLDTCLNVQLVRAADLLIADVDRLLAALKARALEHKNTVTIGRSHGIHAEPTTFGVKLAFAYAEFARNRERLVAARREVATCAISGAVGTFANIDPSVEVYVAEKLGLEPEPVSTQVIPRDRHAMFFATLAVVASSMERLATEIRHLQRTEVLEAEEFFSAGQKGSSAMPHKRNPVLTENITGLARMVRAYALPAMENVALWHERDISHSSAERMIGPDATVTLDFALNRLAGVIEKLVVYPENMQKNLDKLGGLHNSQRVLLALTQAGASREESYALVQRNAMKTWEHGADFLAELKADADVTAKVPAAELEALFDLGYHLKHVDTIFARVFGEA
- a CDS encoding DMT family transporter, producing MNRPLTTLVGYGCAALGAAFFSTKAIFIKLAYQDQLDASLFLAYRMIFATPVFVAIGLWALAKRLAKGEPAPDGTSVAWACFVGFVGYYMASAFDFAGLQYISASLERLVLFTYPIFVMIIGALFYAEAITAFGVAAAVVTYAGLGVVFAVDFPVGGRDTALGTALVLGAAISFAWHQILAKRVILRLGPALFTSIALTSAGVFCVLHHVVFGSGDFTATPRFLWLAFGCAIVATVLPTFLISAGLARVSSQAVSMIATVSPLVTIGLAIAILHEPFTAPDAFGAALVLLGVGLFTWGDSQRKQPPTSSAE
- a CDS encoding preprotein translocase subunit SecY, with the translated sequence MTRAPSLAPADRSTLLRRIAVTLLALAVFRIGQWIPLPGLDLAALGGSRMTSIMALGITPLLTALILAESAMCASPRLRRWAATPAGNARLWRAAIVVALVLASLQSYGVASSLGAIPGLIVSPGWQFHAGAITSFLGATLIVVLLASWITARGIGYGLWVLFGAIQAEAFLQPLLAQLPLLATGALSPENYLGNVALRFGVLAAAIAALATLVNARPPLSNAPELIWSPLVAGAIVSLLLTAFLLPIVLSAPDRADFVSTAAFNLNLPLTALATAAIVLARRRSFQPPGERVNVAAAAPAILLLVLFTSAATLFPYAQTAVLLAAVGLMILDNLRAAPRDTEAAPLARRRFAAT
- a CDS encoding RBBP9/YdeN family alpha/beta hydrolase, coding for MRTSDVDILIVPGWSSSGPDHWQSRWERTLKTARRVEQDDWFAPEREAWVGRIIDATVASNRPVVLVAHSLGVAAVAHVAERIPKGFLSGAFLVAPADVENASAWPDTEGLSLDGTASGFAPLPKKAFPFPSVMIASSNDAYCSLDRANALAEAWGSTLVEAGDVGHVNSASGHGPWPDGVLRFGAFLRTLEA
- a CDS encoding DUF1476 domain-containing protein, with the translated sequence MTTFQDREKGFEKKFAHDQDLKFRAESRRNKALAEWAAAQLGITEVEEYVKAVRKADLAEAGDDDVVRKVKADFDQKGIAISEDDIRAKLSEFLAQAVTEIEASKS
- the purC gene encoding phosphoribosylaminoimidazolesuccinocarboxamide synthase, whose product is MNKRRRIYEGKAKVLYEGPEPGTLIAHFKDDATAFNAKKHALIEGKGVLNNRISEYIFQRLGEIGVPTHFLKRLNMREQLIREVEIIPLEVVVRNVAAGSLSARLGLEEGMQLPRSIIEFYYKADNLNDPMVSEEHITAFGWATPQEIDEIMQLALRVNDFLVGLFLGIGIRLVDFKVEFGRLWDNEQMRIVLADEISPDCCRLWDISSGDKLDKDRFRRDLGGVLEAYQEVARRLGVLTENRPPKGIGPVLVASNPTGKPN
- the purS gene encoding phosphoribosylformylglycinamidine synthase subunit PurS, which produces MKARIKVTLKPGVLDPQGKAIQNALGALGFDGVNDVRQGKYIEVDVAGMSEEQARTEVERMCRDLLANTVIENYTYELAP